One Stenotrophomonas maltophilia R551-3 genomic window, GTGCGATACGTCCGACTTAAAGTGAGCCCATGGCAAAGAAGACCCCCAAAGACAGCACCTCCAACGACACGACCTCTGCAAGGACCAATCCGATGGACGAGAACAAGAAGCGCGCCCTCGCTGCAGCTCTGGGCCAGATCGAAAAGCAGTTCGGCAAGGGCTCGGTGATGCGCATGGGCGACCGTGTGGTCGAACCCGTCGAAGCCATCCCGACCGGTTCGCTGATGCTCGACATCGCGCTCGGCATTGGTGGTCTGCCGAAGGGCCGTGTCGTTGAGATCTATGGTCCGGAGTCGTCGGGCAAGACCACCTTGACCCTGCAGGCCATCGCCGAGTGCCAGAAGCTGGGCGGCACCGCAGCCTTCATCGACGCCGAGCATGCGCTGGATCCGATCTACGCCGCCAAGCTGGGCGTCAACGTGGACGACCTGCTGCTGTCGCAGCCGGACACCGGCGAGCAGGCGCTGGAAATCGCCGACATGCTGGTCCGTTCGGGCTCGGTGGACATCCTGGTGGTCGACTCGGTTGCCGCGCTGACCCCGAAGGCCGAAATCGAAGGCGAGATGGGCGACCAGCTGCCGGGTCTGCAGGCCCGCCTGATGAGCCAGGCGCTGCGCAAGCTGACCGGCAACATCAAGCGCTCCAACACCCTGGTGGTCTTCATCAACCAGCTGCGCATGAAGATCGGCGTGATGATGCCGGGCCAGAGCCCGGAAGTGACCACCGGCGGCAACGCGTTGAAGTTCTATGCCTCGGTGCGCCTGGATATCCGCCGTATCGGCGCGATCAAGAAGGGCGACGAGATCATCGGCAACCAGACCAAGATCAAGGTCGTCAAGAACAAGCTGGCGCCGCCGTTCAAGCAGGTCATCACCGAGATCCTGTACGGCGAAGGCATCAGCCGCGAAGGCGAACTGATCGACATGGGCGTGGATGCCAAGCTGGTCGAGAAGGCCGGCGCCTGGTACAGCTACGGCGAAGAGCGTATCGGCCAGGGCAAGGACAATGCCCGTGGCTACCTGCGCGACAACCCGACCGTCGCCGCCAAGCTCGAAGCCGAGCTGCGCGAGAAGTTCCAGCCGTCTGAAGCTGCCCGCGAAGAAGGCGATGACGAAGGCGACGAC contains:
- the recA gene encoding recombinase RecA, with translation MDENKKRALAAALGQIEKQFGKGSVMRMGDRVVEPVEAIPTGSLMLDIALGIGGLPKGRVVEIYGPESSGKTTLTLQAIAECQKLGGTAAFIDAEHALDPIYAAKLGVNVDDLLLSQPDTGEQALEIADMLVRSGSVDILVVDSVAALTPKAEIEGEMGDQLPGLQARLMSQALRKLTGNIKRSNTLVVFINQLRMKIGVMMPGQSPEVTTGGNALKFYASVRLDIRRIGAIKKGDEIIGNQTKIKVVKNKLAPPFKQVITEILYGEGISREGELIDMGVDAKLVEKAGAWYSYGEERIGQGKDNARGYLRDNPTVAAKLEAELREKFQPSEAAREEGDDEGDDE